The following are encoded in a window of Strigops habroptila isolate Jane chromosome 9, bStrHab1.2.pri, whole genome shotgun sequence genomic DNA:
- the CLDN2 gene encoding claudin-2, giving the protein MVSMGLQLLGYTVAFLGYIGTLTATLLPSWKTSSYIGASIVTAVSFTKGLWMECATYSTGITQCDIYSSLLNLPTDIQAAQALMVSSCAVSSLACVLTIVGMRCTVFSQGSPAKDRVAVAGGVVFVLGGLLCFIPLVWNIHVVLRDFRNPVIPDSMKFELGEALYLGIISSLLSLVGGFILCTSCPTRDTTATYANTYQPRLLAGKSCRPSASHTQKTKSELSSYNLTGYV; this is encoded by the coding sequence ATGGTCTCCATGGGACTTCAGCTGCTGGGCTACACCGTGGCCTTCCTGGGCTATATCGGCACGCTGACGGCCACGCTGCTGCCCAGCTGGAAGACCAGCTCCTACATCGGTGCCAGCATCGTGACAGCCGTGAGCTTCACCAAGGGGCTGTGGATGGAATGTGCCACGTACAGCACGGGCATCACCCAGTGCGACATCTACAGCTCGCTGCTCAACCTGCCCACCGACATCCAGGCAGCCCAAGCCTTGATGGTGAGCTCCTGCGCCGTGTCCTCCCTCGCCTGCGTCCTCACCATCGTGGGCATGAGGTGCACTGTCTTCAGCCAGGGCTCGCCGGCCAAGGACCGTGTGGCAGTGGCGGGCGGCGTGGTCTTTGTGCTCGGGGGGCTGCTCTGCTTCATCCCGCTGGTGTGGAACATCCACGTGGTGCTGCGGGATTTCCGCAACCCCGTCATCCCCGACAGCATGAAGTTTGAGCTCGGGGAGGCGCTTTACCTGGGCAtcatctcctccctcctctccctcgTCGGTGGCTTCATCCTCTGCACCTCCTGCCCTACCCGGGACACAACGGCCACCTATGCAAACACCTACCAGCCCCGGCTGCTGGCGGGCAAGAGCTGCCGGCCCTCTGCCAGCCACACACAGAAGACCAAGAGTGAGCTCAGCTCCTACAACCTGACGGGATATGTGTAG